Within the Acinetobacter radioresistens DSM 6976 = NBRC 102413 = CIP 103788 genome, the region TACTGTTCATATGATGCAAACAGAACGGGATTATGCCCTTTCGCAAAAGACCTGGCTGGACCGGCAGCGTTTTCGTCCACAGCAGTGGTCTTATCGCGAGAAATGGAAAGTATATAACCCTGATGCAGGAGAAGGCTGGTATGGTTTTAATTCAGTAAGAGATTTGGATGGGTTACCACCTGAGATTTTATTTGTTCCTCTTTCAGGTCATACACATGGTCATGCCGGCATTGCCATTCAGGCTGGAGATAAATGGCTACTTAATGCTGCTGATGCCTATTTTTATCATAAGGAAATAGATCCCGTCAGCCCATGCTGTACCCCTGGCCTGCGTTTTTACCAGACCATGCTGGAAAAAGACCGTAAAGCGCGTCTCTCTAATCAGGCCCGTTTACGCCAGCTTCATCAGCACCATGCACATGAAATTGATATATTTTGCTCGCATGATAGTCATGATTTTGAACGCCTGAGTGGCCGTTCGGCAGAGTTACCTGCGTCCTTCTTCAAATAGCTCGCTTCGAGTAAATTTTATAATAATTTTAAATACCTGAAAAAATATCTGCTTATGGGCCGGTTAACATGGAACAGTTCGGTTTGTACTGCTGTAGCATTATGGTATCTGCCTCTAAAAAATCCAGTTCTGCCGGATGATGAGTAACATAGATCATTGGGAGTTCAATATGGCTTTGCAATTGTTTAAGAAAGGGTAAAACCTGCTGTTTTAATTGCTGATCTAAGCCGCTTAGAGGTTCATCAAGAAGCAGCAAGTCTGGAGATGAAAGCAGAGCCCGACCTATTGATACCCGCTGTGCTTCACCGCCCGAAAGTTGGTGAGATTTACGCTGGAGTAATTTTTTTAATTCAAGTAAGTCAACTATATGTTCAAGGCTAATTTTTTGATGGACTGTTTTTGAGAATTTTTTCGCGTAATGCAGATTTTGTAATACATTCATATGGGGAAATAATAAGGCATGTTGAAATATCAGAGCAATATGTCTCTGATGAGTAGGAAGGTTCACATTCTCTACTGTATCGAGCAAAGTAGTTTCTTTAAAGACAATCTGGCCTTCTACCGGAGATAATAAACCTATAATGTTTTTTAAGAATGTTGTTTTCCCGCTTCCTGATGCTCCCACAATCCCCAATACCTGCTGTTGCATGGTCAGGTTTACATCTAATCTGAACCCTGACTGTTGATAGTGAAATTTGCATTTGAGCATATCACCCCTCCAGTTTTTTCTGATATTTCTGTAAAATGAAGTAATTGGCGATGAGGGCTGAAAAAGCCAGTACCAGAGATAACATCACTAGCCGTAAAGCCATTTCTTCACCATTGGGCTGCTGTAAAAAAGAATATATAGCAATAGGCATAGTACGGGTCTCACCAGGAATATTGCCTACAAAAGTAATTGTCGCGCCAAACTCTCCGAGACTCCGGCTAAAACATAAAATACTGCCAATGATCATGCCGGGTAAGGCCAAAGGTAGACTAATACTGTAAAAGACCTGAACAGGTGTAGCACCAAGTGTACCTGCTACATGTTCTAACTGCCGGTTCATTAACTGAAAAGACAGGCGGATTGGCTGTACCATTAATGGAAATGCCACTACCATTGAAGCCAGCACAGCACCTTTCCAGTTAAAGGCCAGTTCCAGTCCAAGAATATGCAAGTACTGACCGATTAGCCCTTGCTGACCAAATAGTATAAGTAACAGATAACCTAATACGACAGGCGGCAAGACCATTGGAAGCTGTAATAAGGCCTCAACCATAAATTTTAGACGAAATTCATAACGAGCCAAGTACCAGGCCAATGCAATAGCAAACGGTAAACAGACCAGCGTTGCAAACAGGCCAACTTTGGCTGATAAATAAAGTGCACTCAGCTCTTCTGGTCCGAACATGATTATCCTTAAGGTTTAAGCGAAAAGCCGTAGTGATGAAATATAGTTTTTGACTGTATTGACTCTACAATAAACTTTTGGAATCGTACCGCTTCAGGGCTGTTACTTCCTGCCTTGGTCAAGGCAAGCGGATAAATAACAGGATTATGCAAATGCTCAGGAAAGACTCCCAGAATTTTTACCTTTTGACTGATCAAAGCATCTGTCTTGTACACGATTCCCAGTTTACATTCTCCCCGTTCTACAAAGGTCAGCGTAGAACGTACATCATCTGTACCTACAATGCGTCCTTTCAAATCATTCAGCCAGCGTAATCTGGTCAAGGCCTGTTTAGCGTATTTGCCTGCGGGAACAGTCTCCATCTGTGCTGTACACAAATATCCATTAAAAACTTTAGCTATTTTAAAGTCCGGCTGCGGCTTGAATGGAATATGTAGGTATTTGGGGCTAATCATAACTAGCTGATTACCCAATAAAGGCCTCACTTGATCCGCATGAATTTTATTTTTTCTGACCAGATAAGCCATCCACTCCTGATCTGCTGAAAAAAATAGATCACTACTGGCTCCGGCTTCAATCTGTTTAGCCAAAGTTGAAGAGCCACCAAATACTGTGACAATTTTAGTTTGTGGATATTGAGCCTGATAAATTTTAGCGATTTCAGTCATGGCATTGTTCAGGCTGGCCGCTGCATAGATCTTAACCGTACCGGCCTGTGTAGAGGAAAATGTCAGTGTCAGGCACATATAAGAAAACAGGATTTTTTTCATGTGCATTTTCCTTATTACTGAATAAATAAGCCCTGAACCATATCACCTTGACTCAGGCTTCGTTCTGCCGGAACCCGTACCAGACAATTAGCCTGCATTAAATTACTCAACATATGTGATTGCTGCCTGGACAAACTCTTAACTGTTAAAACCGAATCATCAAAGCTTGCGTACATTCTTAAAAAACGTTCTCTGGCATCCATTTTTAGATCATGGCTCAGTACCGCATTAAACCAGCTCGGCTGATTTTTTTGACCTTGTAAAACGTTTAATAAGGTGGAAGTATAGACTTGCATACCTACATAAACCGCTGCAGGATTGCCCGGTAGCCCTAGCAGATAACAATCGGACTTGTCATTACGCTGTAAGTACGCAAAGAATATGGGTTTACCCGGCTTCTGTTTTACTTTCCAGAAAATCTGTTCAAAACCTGACTCTAAAGCAACGGGACGAATAAAATCATAATCTCCCACCGATACGCCCCCAGTGGTTAAAATCAGGTCATAACTTGACGATAATTGCTGGATGAGTGCCTGTACAGCCTCTTTGGTATCGGTAATATGAAAGATTTCTACTTGCTGCCCTGCCTGCTGAAACCATGCTTTAATCAAGGGTCCATTGGCATCAAAAATTTTTCCTGCTGCAAAGTCCTCTACACTTTCAGCAACTTCATCTCCTGAAATAACTATGGCAACTTTAGGATATTGCAAGACTTCAACGGTATTGATCCCTGCCATGCTTAAGGAAGCAATTACTCCGACAGACAATTGCTGACCTTCATTTGCCAATAATTGCCCTGCTACAATTTCTTCGCCTACATCCCGGATATCAATATTAGCTTTTAGGTTTTCGATGATTTTAATTCTGGATGAATTGATTAGCTCAACTATTTCCTGACGCGCCACTGTAGTAGTTCCAGATGGAATTTTGGCCCCAGTAAAAATTCGGACTGCCTGCCCTGCCTGGAGTTGTACTTCGACCTGCTGACCGGCCCGAATTTCACCGATGAGCTGGAATTCACTTTCCGGTTCAATCGCTTTTTTGGCACAGATGGCATATCCATCGACTGCACTTTGTGAAAATAAGGGTAAATTGATTGAAGAATAGATATTTTCAGCCAGATAGCGATTTAAGGCGTTCTGTAATTCAAGTTTCTCAGTATCTAAGGGCTGCACATGTTGCAAAATGCGATCCAATGCCTGATCTACACTGATCAGGCCATATTCAGCACCACACCTTGAGCTGATAGTATTCATTGATATCCTTCCTGATGTGGAATATTTTTTTGCACATCAAACAGATGGATCAAAGCGGGTAAAACCGCAATCAAAGATTCTTTGGCACCTTGACGGCTGCCTGGCAAAGTCATGACCAGACTATTCTCGATATAACCAGCGACACCACGACTTAAAGCAGCATAGGGCGTACGTTTCTGACCAAAATTGCGTGAAGCTTCCATCAAGCCGGGTATTTCCCGCCTTAACAAAGGCTGTATGGTTTCAACAGTTAAATCTTTAGGGCCAAGTCCTGTCCCGCCTACCGCTAAAATGAGTGGATAATCATTTTTCTGTTGTTCAACTAGTGCTAGTAACTGTTCAGGATTGTCCGGAATGATCTGATAGGCAATATTTGCGAAATTAGCTTCTTGTAATATTTCCAGGACATTTTGCCCTGCTGTATCCGGCTTTTTACCGGCAGCAACCGTGTCTGACAATACAATGATAGAAGCAGGCAAGCTGTTTTTTAAAACGCGGGTAAAATGTGATTTCCCCCCTTTTTTCTTTTGTAACTTGCATTGATCCAGTGATAAATCTTCTGGTTCACAATGAGGCTTCAACATATCATACAGTGTTAAACCGGTCAGACTAACTGCCGTTAAAGCTTCCATTTCCACACCCGTTGGGCCTATGGTTTCAACTATCGCAATAATTTCAACATGCGTATCAAACAGTTTATATTCTACGTCAGCCCGGTAAATGGGTAATGGATGACATAGTGGAATGAGCTCATCGGTACGTTTAGCTGCCAGAATTCCCGCAATGCGAGCCGTCTTGAGAGCATCACCTTTTTCAGTATTACCATTGCGTAATAATTCAATGCAATGTGGCGGAGCACGCAGAATTCCTGTGGCCACTGCAGTACGGTAACTTTCTGGCTTCATCCCGACATTTTTCATTGCCTATTCCTGTGGTTCATTCTTTCTTTAAACGAGCGTATTTTCAGTTGTAGCTTATAGCGGCCATTGATAAATCAATGGAGTGTTCTCTTTGGTGTGACGGCAATGCTGATGCTTTTCGGCTGAATATTCTGGATGATGTGCATGGCTAAGGTCTGTTTTCATCTTTACGGATACAGCAACCCTCAACATATTGACTACTGCCATCTATATAGAACTCTTCTTTCCAGACAGGTACCTCATGTTTGACCCGTTCTACAGCTTCTTCACAGGCTGCGAAGGCTTCCCGGCGATGTGCTGCATAAGCAATGGCAATAATGGCTTTTTCACCAATCTCCAGTGTCCCAATCCGGTGTATTACACGTACATAAGATACGCCGTATTTAAGCTGAATTTCCTGTTCAATCTGACGAATCATTTTTTCTGCAACGGGTGTATAGGCAGTATATTTTAGTGCTTTTACTGCTTTGCCTTCATGGTGATTCCGAACCGTACCGATAAATACTCCAATCCCACCACATTCAGGAAAAGACTGAATCAGATCAAAAAATTCCAGCTTTAAAGCAGCCTCCTGAATCCGGAGAAACTGTTTGTATTCGCCCATTTCAACCTCCTGCTACAGGTGAAAGTAGTACTAGCGTGCTGTCAGTAATGAGTGAAGTCTGACGTGAAATAATATCTTCACCAATTGCACAGGCACAGCGTTCCATTATGGCAAGGGCTTCAGGATGGTTAAGTCCCACCTGATCCAAGACCTGAGAAACTGTACTTTGAGATTTACAGATAATTTCGAAATTTTGCGGTAACTGCCGTTCTACCGCACCAAAGGCTTCAATCCTGATTTTGATCTGTGACATCTTAGCCTCCTATCATATGCATGCTAATCTTGCGGCTGTTTTGGTTCATATTCTGACTTTTTAAACGCTGTGCTATAGCGTAAAAGCCTTGTTCTTTGTTCCAGATGTATGGAGATAAAATGCTGTATAAATTCACTTCACCCAAAGGTAAAGAAGAGCCCAGAGAGCGGATTTCATTTTTAATATTCAAACCTTGTGGTGCAAACAGGCAGTTATAAAATTCACCTTGTGCTGTCAACCGTAACCGGTCACAGCTGCCACAAAATGAATTGGTAATGGTCGAGATAATTCCAATCGGATGGCCATCAATTAAATACTGTCTTGCAGGTTCCGAACCTGACTGTGCAGAGTCATTGTTTTTTTCAGTGAGAGTAAATTCAGTCGCCAAGGTTTCTAAAATGTATTTTTCACTGACCACATGTTCCGTAGACCATTTTCTATCCCCATCCAGGGGCATAAACTCAATAAAACGCAGCATAATTTTTTGCTGAACCGACCAGCGTGCCAAAGGCAGAATTTGATTGTCATTGATTCCGTTCATCAATACACAATTGATCCTGATTGGTAAACCAGCAGCTTTGGCTGCATGAAACCCTTCCAAAACGGGTGCCAAATCTTTTTGGGTCAGCTGCTTGAACTGCTCATTATTTAAGCTATCCAGACTGATATTCAAATCATCCAGCCCGGCCTGTTTTAAACTATCTGCATATTGCTTGAGGTAGTGTCCATTAGTGGTCATCGAAATACGCTTTAGTCCAAACTTTCTCAGAGCTTGAAGCTGTTCAACGAAATGCACTACTCCCTGCTGCATTAAGGGTTCACCACCAGTAATGCGGATAGCCTCTATACCATGACGAACCATAAAATCACAGAATTGATATAACTCTTCAAAACTGAGCAGGTCGTGTTTTTTCATCCATTCAGGATGTTCTGGCATACAGTAGACACACTTAAAATTGCAGCGATCAGTCACTGAAATACGTAGCTTGCGCTTGCTGCGGCCAAACTGGTCGACAAATAATGCAACGTTTTCAAGCTGTGTCATCGTCTTCATGTTGAATATCCATCTTCAGACTGCGGGCTGGTTATGCGCATCTGCATGCTTGATACCTGCATTGCTCAATCTTGTAATAATCAGGTTTGCAATAAGTGTTCCAACTTTACGCTAAAAGAAAAATATTCAGTTTCAGTGCAGAAATTTGAGCTGCTGATACTGTTGCAGCTCATCCAGCGAATTAATACTGTGAAAAAATAGGGCAGGGTTTTTAAAACATGCGACTTGAGCGTGCAAATTACTAAAACAGTGTTTAAGACTGCGCTGTTCTTGTTCAATATGTAAATTCAGGGTTACCAAGCTGCTGCGCTTGACCAGACAAAATGGATAAAGTGGCTTACCATTGATTTCGACATAAGCGACTTCTGCCAGATTATTTTTAGCTAGAGCCACATGTAGCTTGAGCAGTACTTTGGATGGGATATAGGTTACATCGCAGGGTACAAATAGCACATAGTCTGATTGCACATGCGACCAAGCACTTTTCATGCCCATTAATGGCCCCTGAAAACCGGTCTCATCATCCTGATAATAATAAATATTTGGAATAATTTTTTGATAAATAGAATAGTCACGATGACTATTGATCCAGACCTGTGCAATATTTGGTTTCAGTTGTTGATAAATTTTAATCAGCTGAATCTGTTCATCAAATTTCTGCAACAGTTTGTTGATGCCATTCATCCGTCTGGCCTGTCCACCGGCTAGTATCACCAGATCAGTACGCGGATAAACTGTTTTATTATTTTCTCTCTTGCTCCCTTTTTTCATTCTACCGCCTCCATTTGGCATGCTTTAATCAGACCACGGATTTCAGGCAGACATGAACCGCAATTTCCTCCAGCTTTTAAACATGCAGTTATCTGTTTCTCATCTGTAATATTTTTAGTTTTAATGGTTTCAATAATGCGGTTTTTACCGACTTTAAAACAGCTACACACCAAGGGACCTTCATTATTCACCATGGACATTGGCTGCCCGGCGAGTAAGGCTTTACGATGCATGGCACTTAAACGTTCACGTTTAAACAGGTTGGCTATCCAGTCCCGGTCTGGTAATAAAGCCTTCGGTGCAATATACAGGCTGGCAATTAAGTGACCTTCTTTCAGTACTACAGTATGGCTGATGTGAGCAGTTTGATCTTCAAGATTTAGCCATTCAAAACTTTCATCCTGAAATGGGAATAATTCTTTTAAATGCTCAGTAGTATGAGCGAATTTTTGACGATCTGCCAGTTCATAACGGAGAGCTTTGGTGGTGGTGATCTTTACCCACCAAACCATATTTTCAATAGACGATTGCACGGTTTTTTCAAAACCCTGACGTACATAAAATACGCCTTGCCACTGAATATGAAAGGGTTGTATGAGCACTGGTGTGTGTTTAAATTCTGGCTCACCGGAAATAGCATCGACTACCGGATTCACGATCTTGCCGATCCTGGCGTCAGAGGCCACCTGGTCATTCCAGTGAATCGGTGCAAAG harbors:
- a CDS encoding molybdopterin molybdotransferase MoeA, whose translation is MNTISSRCGAEYGLISVDQALDRILQHVQPLDTEKLELQNALNRYLAENIYSSINLPLFSQSAVDGYAICAKKAIEPESEFQLIGEIRAGQQVEVQLQAGQAVRIFTGAKIPSGTTTVARQEIVELINSSRIKIIENLKANIDIRDVGEEIVAGQLLANEGQQLSVGVIASLSMAGINTVEVLQYPKVAIVISGDEVAESVEDFAAGKIFDANGPLIKAWFQQAGQQVEIFHITDTKEAVQALIQQLSSSYDLILTTGGVSVGDYDFIRPVALESGFEQIFWKVKQKPGKPIFFAYLQRNDKSDCYLLGLPGNPAAVYVGMQVYTSTLLNVLQGQKNQPSWFNAVLSHDLKMDARERFLRMYASFDDSVLTVKSLSRQQSHMLSNLMQANCLVRVPAERSLSQGDMVQGLFIQ
- a CDS encoding MoaD/ThiS family protein; this translates as MSQIKIRIEAFGAVERQLPQNFEIICKSQSTVSQVLDQVGLNHPEALAIMERCACAIGEDIISRQTSLITDSTLVLLSPVAGG
- the moaCB gene encoding bifunctional molybdenum cofactor biosynthesis protein MoaC/MoaB — protein: MKNVGMKPESYRTAVATGILRAPPHCIELLRNGNTEKGDALKTARIAGILAAKRTDELIPLCHPLPIYRADVEYKLFDTHVEIIAIVETIGPTGVEMEALTAVSLTGLTLYDMLKPHCEPEDLSLDQCKLQKKKGGKSHFTRVLKNSLPASIIVLSDTVAAGKKPDTAGQNVLEILQEANFANIAYQIIPDNPEQLLALVEQQKNDYPLILAVGGTGLGPKDLTVETIQPLLRREIPGLMEASRNFGQKRTPYAALSRGVAGYIENSLVMTLPGSRQGAKESLIAVLPALIHLFDVQKNIPHQEGYQ
- the modA gene encoding molybdate ABC transporter substrate-binding protein gives rise to the protein MKKILFSYMCLTLTFSSTQAGTVKIYAAASLNNAMTEIAKIYQAQYPQTKIVTVFGGSSTLAKQIEAGASSDLFFSADQEWMAYLVRKNKIHADQVRPLLGNQLVMISPKYLHIPFKPQPDFKIAKVFNGYLCTAQMETVPAGKYAKQALTRLRWLNDLKGRIVGTDDVRSTLTFVERGECKLGIVYKTDALISQKVKILGVFPEHLHNPVIYPLALTKAGSNSPEAVRFQKFIVESIQSKTIFHHYGFSLKP
- the moaA gene encoding GTP 3',8-cyclase MoaA, which translates into the protein MKTMTQLENVALFVDQFGRSKRKLRISVTDRCNFKCVYCMPEHPEWMKKHDLLSFEELYQFCDFMVRHGIEAIRITGGEPLMQQGVVHFVEQLQALRKFGLKRISMTTNGHYLKQYADSLKQAGLDDLNISLDSLNNEQFKQLTQKDLAPVLEGFHAAKAAGLPIRINCVLMNGINDNQILPLARWSVQQKIMLRFIEFMPLDGDRKWSTEHVVSEKYILETLATEFTLTEKNNDSAQSGSEPARQYLIDGHPIGIISTITNSFCGSCDRLRLTAQGEFYNCLFAPQGLNIKNEIRSLGSSLPLGEVNLYSILSPYIWNKEQGFYAIAQRLKSQNMNQNSRKISMHMIGG
- a CDS encoding molybdenum cofactor biosynthesis protein MoaE; translation: MGEYKQFLRIQEAALKLEFFDLIQSFPECGGIGVFIGTVRNHHEGKAVKALKYTAYTPVAEKMIRQIEQEIQLKYGVSYVRVIHRIGTLEIGEKAIIAIAYAAHRREAFAACEEAVERVKHEVPVWKEEFYIDGSSQYVEGCCIRKDENRP
- the modB gene encoding molybdate ABC transporter permease subunit, which translates into the protein MFGPEELSALYLSAKVGLFATLVCLPFAIALAWYLARYEFRLKFMVEALLQLPMVLPPVVLGYLLLILFGQQGLIGQYLHILGLELAFNWKGAVLASMVVAFPLMVQPIRLSFQLMNRQLEHVAGTLGATPVQVFYSISLPLALPGMIIGSILCFSRSLGEFGATITFVGNIPGETRTMPIAIYSFLQQPNGEEMALRLVMLSLVLAFSALIANYFILQKYQKKLEG
- a CDS encoding ATP-binding cassette domain-containing protein, encoding MLKCKFHYQQSGFRLDVNLTMQQQVLGIVGASGSGKTTFLKNIIGLLSPVEGQIVFKETTLLDTVENVNLPTHQRHIALIFQHALLFPHMNVLQNLHYAKKFSKTVHQKISLEHIVDLLELKKLLQRKSHQLSGGEAQRVSIGRALLSSPDLLLLDEPLSGLDQQLKQQVLPFLKQLQSHIELPMIYVTHHPAELDFLEADTIMLQQYKPNCSMLTGP
- the mobA gene encoding molybdenum cofactor guanylyltransferase, encoding MKKGSKRENNKTVYPRTDLVILAGGQARRMNGINKLLQKFDEQIQLIKIYQQLKPNIAQVWINSHRDYSIYQKIIPNIYYYQDDETGFQGPLMGMKSAWSHVQSDYVLFVPCDVTYIPSKVLLKLHVALAKNNLAEVAYVEINGKPLYPFCLVKRSSLVTLNLHIEQEQRSLKHCFSNLHAQVACFKNPALFFHSINSLDELQQYQQLKFLH
- a CDS encoding MBL fold metallo-hydrolase, which gives rise to MRIHFLNSISTCPLGGALMDGFSYAKLRGRLTCTCVLIETADSLVLVDTGFGLRDIASPRTRLGWFFRFLVSPEWREEMTAIRQIERLGYDPRDVRHIILSHLDFDHAGGLDDFPHATVHMMQTERDYALSQKTWLDRQRFRPQQWSYREKWKVYNPDAGEGWYGFNSVRDLDGLPPEILFVPLSGHTHGHAGIAIQAGDKWLLNAADAYFYHKEIDPVSPCCTPGLRFYQTMLEKDRKARLSNQARLRQLHQHHAHEIDIFCSHDSHDFERLSGRSAELPASFFK